In Acidimicrobiales bacterium, a single window of DNA contains:
- a CDS encoding gamma-glutamyl-gamma-aminobutyrate hydrolase family protein, giving the protein MSSRPRIGITSWPRDVDYEGVAERCDTYSHDYVRSVIDAGGLPILLPLNDESDAGQEVFTALLDLVDGVVLTGGGDVHPAAYGAVADERTKYTDAERDAWDHQLMRMVVDRGIPTLGICRGLQVANVVFGGTLSQHLDGHEADHLAYDTAHTVLVEPGTRLAALLGHGEAEVNSLHHQGIDTLGPGVRAVATSADGVVEAIELEGSDHFLAVQWHPELLRHRPEQLGLFGDLVERSRRRPVS; this is encoded by the coding sequence ATGTCCAGCCGCCCCCGCATCGGGATCACGTCCTGGCCCCGCGACGTCGACTACGAGGGCGTCGCCGAGCGGTGCGACACCTACTCCCACGACTACGTGCGGTCGGTGATCGATGCCGGTGGCCTCCCCATCCTCCTCCCCCTCAACGACGAGTCCGACGCCGGCCAGGAGGTCTTCACCGCCCTGCTCGACCTCGTGGACGGCGTGGTGCTCACCGGTGGTGGCGACGTCCATCCCGCTGCCTACGGCGCCGTCGCCGACGAGCGCACGAAGTACACCGACGCCGAGCGCGACGCCTGGGACCACCAGCTGATGCGCATGGTGGTCGACCGGGGGATCCCCACCCTCGGCATCTGCCGGGGTCTCCAGGTCGCCAACGTCGTCTTCGGGGGCACCCTGTCCCAGCACCTCGACGGCCACGAGGCCGACCACCTGGCCTACGACACCGCCCACACCGTGCTCGTCGAGCCGGGCACCCGCCTCGCGGCGCTGCTCGGCCACGGCGAGGCGGAGGTCAACTCGCTCCACCACCAGGGCATCGACACCCTCGGGCCGGGGGTGCGGGCCGTGGCCACCAGTGCCGACGGCGTGGTCGAAGCCATCGAGCTCGAGGGCTCGGACCACTTCCTCGCGGTCCAGTGGCACCCGGAGCTGCTGCGCCACCGCCCCGAGCAGCTCGGCCTGTTCGGCGACCTCGTCGAACGGTCGCGGCGGCGCCCCGTTTCGTAG
- a CDS encoding winged helix-turn-helix transcriptional regulator, with the protein MVAAIEALAEPQRRRILDALVDGERVVGDLATELGLAQPSVSKHLRVLKESGLVRVRAEAQRRWYRVDVGPLVELDAWLEPYRRIWSDRLDALERRLDEMDDPEEP; encoded by the coding sequence ATGGTGGCTGCGATCGAAGCGTTGGCCGAGCCCCAGCGGCGGCGCATCCTCGATGCGCTGGTCGATGGCGAGCGCGTGGTCGGCGACCTGGCGACTGAGCTCGGCCTCGCACAACCCAGCGTGTCGAAGCACCTCCGGGTGCTGAAGGAGTCGGGGCTGGTGCGGGTGCGGGCGGAGGCGCAGCGGCGCTGGTACCGGGTGGACGTGGGGCCGCTGGTCGAGCTCGACGCCTGGCTCGAGCCCTACCGTCGCATCTGGTCCGACCGGCTGGACGCCCTCGAACGCCGCCTCGACGAGATGGACGACCCGGAGGAACCATGA
- a CDS encoding SRPBCC domain-containing protein yields MTDPTAPIATVLNDEGRLGLQYTRRLAHPPEKVWRALTESEHLVHWMPCDIVGERRAGATLELPFWPSVVEQYPDDTPLLRGEILDWDPPRRFHWTWDGDVLLWELHPTDGGTVLTFTTWLGSEDPKVVTGAGAGYHVCLDLLAALLDGSPVEQGIASADTTEWERRYGAAVEAAASPRR; encoded by the coding sequence ATGACCGACCCGACTGCACCGATCGCCACCGTGCTGAACGACGAGGGCCGCCTCGGTCTGCAGTACACCCGCCGCCTCGCCCACCCGCCTGAGAAGGTGTGGCGGGCGCTCACCGAGTCCGAGCACCTGGTGCACTGGATGCCATGCGACATCGTGGGCGAGCGGCGTGCGGGGGCGACGCTCGAGCTGCCGTTCTGGCCGTCGGTCGTGGAGCAGTACCCCGACGACACCCCCCTGTTGCGGGGCGAGATCCTCGACTGGGACCCGCCCCGCCGCTTCCATTGGACGTGGGACGGCGACGTGCTGCTCTGGGAGCTGCATCCCACCGACGGCGGCACCGTCCTCACCTTCACCACGTGGTTGGGCAGTGAGGATCCGAAGGTCGTGACCGGCGCCGGCGCCGGCTACCACGTGTGCCTCGACCTGTTGGCGGCGCTGCTCGACGGCTCGCCCGTCGAACAGGGCATCGCGTCCGCCGACACGACGGAGTGGGAGCGCCGCTACGGCGCCGCCGTCGAGGCGGCCGCGTCGCCGAGGCGGTGA
- a CDS encoding ATP-binding protein: MEDPEPLVGRVIGTEDATPLEFWVGVGPDAFLQLDDVVALERTDLPGREPVKIYGVVGQVRARHEGARFDSDVWLIEDGVLPAEVSEAAQVQATRFEPEVFVPPLPGQAVRRASGAERDQALFFDGMTKRLPAGLTRDDEPLYVNLEFLDGTRGAHVNISGISGVATKTTYATFLLYSLFHSGALGVDAVNTKALIFNVKGEDLLFLDHPNTMLRSEDHDRYTKLGLTPGPFTSVDVFAPPRRGDRNAAPDVTSRTEGVTSVFWTIEQFCTEELLPFLFADAEDDRQQYTMVVHNVTHRLKQHAESVGDGAVSIDGTVVRTFRDLVELISAKVEDEADGMDWAGRAIGPGTVGAFIRRLNGAIRHLEPLIRADVANPEKHRVKFEKQVTVVDLHNLNDRAKRFVVGVVLRKAFEEKERAGQAKPLQFVVLDELNKYAPREGASPIKEILLDVAERGRSLGIILIGAQQTASEVERRIVANSAIRVVGRLDAAEATRGEYGFLPQVQRQRATIIKPGTMLLSQPEIPVPLMVQFPFPAWATRAAEAGANPSATEHPDDVFSTFPKL, translated from the coding sequence GTGGAGGATCCGGAGCCCCTCGTCGGGCGAGTCATCGGCACCGAGGACGCCACGCCGCTCGAATTCTGGGTCGGCGTCGGCCCCGACGCCTTCCTGCAGCTCGACGACGTCGTCGCCCTCGAGCGCACCGATCTGCCCGGGCGCGAGCCGGTGAAGATCTACGGCGTCGTGGGTCAGGTGCGGGCACGCCACGAGGGCGCCCGCTTCGACAGCGACGTCTGGCTCATCGAGGACGGCGTCCTGCCGGCCGAGGTGAGCGAGGCCGCGCAGGTGCAGGCCACCCGGTTCGAGCCCGAGGTCTTCGTCCCGCCCCTGCCCGGCCAGGCCGTCCGGCGAGCGTCGGGGGCCGAGCGCGACCAGGCCCTTTTCTTCGACGGCATGACCAAGCGCCTGCCCGCCGGGCTCACCCGCGACGACGAGCCGCTGTACGTCAACCTCGAGTTCCTCGACGGCACCCGGGGCGCCCACGTCAACATCAGCGGCATCAGCGGGGTGGCCACCAAGACCACCTACGCCACCTTCCTGCTCTACAGCCTGTTCCACTCGGGGGCGCTCGGCGTCGACGCGGTCAACACCAAGGCGCTGATCTTCAACGTGAAGGGCGAGGACCTGCTCTTCCTCGACCATCCCAACACGATGCTGCGCTCCGAGGACCACGACCGCTACACGAAGCTGGGCCTCACGCCGGGGCCCTTCACCAGCGTGGACGTCTTCGCCCCGCCCCGCCGCGGCGACCGCAACGCCGCGCCCGACGTCACCAGCCGCACCGAGGGCGTCACCTCGGTGTTCTGGACCATCGAGCAGTTCTGCACCGAGGAGCTCCTGCCCTTCCTCTTCGCCGACGCCGAGGACGACCGCCAGCAGTACACGATGGTCGTGCACAACGTCACCCACCGCCTCAAGCAGCACGCCGAGTCGGTCGGCGACGGCGCCGTCAGCATCGACGGCACCGTGGTGCGCACCTTCCGCGATCTCGTCGAGCTCATCAGCGCCAAGGTCGAGGACGAGGCCGACGGCATGGACTGGGCCGGCCGAGCCATCGGGCCGGGCACCGTCGGCGCCTTCATCCGCCGCCTCAACGGCGCCATCCGCCACCTCGAGCCGCTCATCCGCGCCGACGTGGCCAACCCCGAGAAGCACCGGGTGAAGTTCGAGAAGCAGGTCACCGTGGTCGACCTGCACAACCTCAACGACCGGGCCAAGCGCTTCGTGGTGGGCGTGGTGCTGCGCAAGGCCTTCGAGGAGAAAGAGCGCGCCGGCCAGGCCAAGCCGCTCCAGTTCGTGGTGCTCGACGAGCTGAACAAGTACGCCCCGCGCGAGGGCGCCAGCCCCATCAAGGAGATCCTCCTCGACGTGGCCGAGCGGGGCCGATCGCTCGGCATCATCCTCATCGGGGCCCAGCAGACCGCCAGCGAGGTCGAGCGCCGCATCGTGGCCAACTCGGCCATCCGCGTGGTGGGTCGCCTCGACGCCGCCGAGGCGACCCGGGGCGAGTACGGCTTCCTGCCCCAGGTGCAGCGTCAGCGGGCCACCATCATCAAGCCCGGCACCATGCTGTTGTCCCAGCCCGAGATCCCGGTGCCCCTCATGGTGCAGTTCCCCTTCCCGGCCTGGGCCACCCGGGCGGCCGAGGCCGGCGCCAACCCGTCGGCCACCGAGCACCCCGACGACGTCTTCTCGACGTTCCCCAAGCTGTGA
- the sbcD gene encoding exonuclease subunit SbcD, translating to MKILHTSDWHVGKTIRGRSRADEHEAVLAEIVGIADAEAVDLVLVAGDLFDSAAPPPDAEQIVYRTLLELTGGGERPVVVIAGNHDNARRFAAVAPLLAGVGVQVVPMLTGPEDGGVIDVEAGGQTARLAVVPFPSQRYIVTASDLMDLDADEHGGRYAERVRRAIDVLTAGFGDDTVNLLVAHLMVVGGLAGGGERTAHLFDDYSVPATAFPSSTHYVALGHLHRQQSLPGPCPAWYCGSPLQLDFGETRDDKAVLVVEAAPGRPAEVRSVPLTAGRRLRTLEGSLVALQALVGTTGDDHLRVRVDEPARPGLADEVRALFPDAVEVAVVRPEVERRERAERAGKSPQELFDVYLAERDESDPGLSALFAELLEQATD from the coding sequence GTGAAGATCCTGCACACGTCCGACTGGCACGTCGGCAAGACCATCCGCGGCCGCAGCCGGGCCGACGAGCACGAGGCCGTCCTCGCCGAGATCGTGGGCATCGCCGACGCGGAGGCCGTCGACCTGGTGCTCGTGGCGGGCGACCTCTTCGACAGCGCCGCCCCGCCACCCGACGCCGAGCAGATCGTGTACCGCACCCTGCTCGAGCTGACCGGAGGCGGTGAGCGCCCCGTGGTCGTGATCGCCGGCAACCACGACAACGCCCGTCGCTTCGCCGCTGTGGCTCCCCTCCTCGCCGGGGTCGGGGTGCAAGTGGTGCCCATGCTCACCGGGCCCGAGGACGGCGGCGTCATCGACGTCGAGGCCGGCGGCCAGACGGCGCGGCTCGCGGTCGTGCCGTTCCCCAGCCAGCGCTACATCGTCACCGCGTCGGACCTCATGGACCTCGACGCCGACGAGCACGGCGGTCGCTACGCCGAGCGGGTCCGACGGGCCATCGACGTGCTCACCGCCGGGTTCGGCGACGACACCGTCAACCTCCTGGTGGCCCACCTCATGGTGGTCGGTGGCCTCGCCGGTGGCGGCGAGCGCACCGCCCACCTCTTCGACGACTACAGCGTCCCGGCCACCGCCTTCCCGTCGAGCACCCACTACGTCGCCCTCGGCCACCTGCACCGCCAGCAGTCCCTGCCCGGCCCCTGCCCGGCCTGGTACTGCGGGTCCCCCCTCCAGCTCGACTTCGGCGAGACCCGCGACGACAAGGCGGTGCTCGTCGTCGAGGCCGCGCCGGGCCGGCCCGCCGAAGTGCGCTCGGTCCCGCTCACGGCGGGACGGCGCCTGCGCACCCTCGAGGGCAGCCTCGTCGCGCTGCAGGCCCTCGTGGGCACCACCGGCGACGACCACCTGCGCGTGCGGGTCGACGAGCCCGCTCGTCCCGGCCTCGCCGACGAGGTGCGCGCGCTGTTCCCCGACGCGGTCGAGGTGGCCGTCGTGCGCCCCGAGGTCGAGCGCCGGGAGCGGGCCGAACGGGCCGGCAAGTCGCCCCAGGAGCTGTTCGACGTCTACCTCGCCGAGCGGGACGAGTCCGACCCGGGTCTCTCGGCCCTGTTCGCCGAGCTCCTCGAGCAGGCCACCGACTGA
- a CDS encoding SMC family ATPase, whose protein sequence is MRPIELEVEGFTAFRERTTVDFRDAEVFALSGPTGAGKSSVIDAITFSLYGSVARYGDRRLVSPLISQGKVEARVRLDFAVGDQRYRVARVVRATGAKGATTKEARLERLDGDGPDRQAVETLAGDADGVSEAVGALLGLTFEHFNTCVVLPQGEFARFLHEKPADRQDLLVELLGLGVYDRMRELANQRASKAKTEGELLDRQLADLADATPAARKELAGRVKLLANLKSAIEEAQPELDRLAAEATAAREQTSVLADQVVLLAGLAVPVDVDEMGGRLKALGDEVDRQRRVAEAAALVLEQAEAAHDPSVDKSTLEVAVRDLADRDAVAARLLAGEAKQVEVRTAEGEAREAVAATAAARDAAEAALDAAQRADLAQALVPTLVVGEPCPVCEQPVGHLPEHTSQSLADARAERSAAVAAAEAAVARQAEAQRELDRVEAKLAGVREQLAELDERVQGQPPLATVKAQLEALVRAERDVVNARAADREARADLDRLTASQERLAGRERELRRSFDEQRDALSVLGPPVAVGERLTDDWAALVAWADEQRPLLEEQVTAAEATAAAADEARAALVTKIDDFCQSVAIELAGREPLMVAVEELTKSEGQLSALDLALERRTTLEGERAAAAEAEQVARSLGTHLKADHFERWILDEAHERLLDGATQQLAVLAGGAYSLTVDDRRQFAVVDHANADTVRLARTLSGGETFLVSLALALALADQIAELAAGGAVRLESIFLDEGFGSLDADTLETVATAIEELGAQGRVVGVVTHVRELAERLPVRFEVRKGPGGSTVDRVAV, encoded by the coding sequence ATGCGCCCGATCGAGCTGGAGGTCGAGGGCTTCACCGCCTTCCGCGAGCGAACCACCGTGGACTTCCGAGACGCCGAGGTCTTCGCCCTCTCGGGCCCCACCGGCGCCGGCAAGTCCAGCGTCATCGACGCCATCACGTTCTCGCTCTACGGCTCGGTCGCCCGGTACGGCGACCGCCGCCTCGTCAGCCCGCTCATCAGCCAGGGCAAGGTCGAGGCCCGGGTGCGCCTCGACTTCGCCGTGGGCGACCAGCGCTACCGGGTGGCGCGGGTGGTGCGGGCCACCGGGGCCAAGGGCGCCACGACGAAGGAGGCGCGCCTCGAGCGCCTCGACGGGGACGGGCCCGACCGCCAGGCGGTCGAGACCCTCGCCGGCGACGCCGACGGGGTGAGCGAGGCCGTCGGCGCACTGCTGGGCCTCACCTTCGAGCACTTCAACACCTGTGTGGTGTTGCCCCAGGGCGAGTTCGCCCGGTTTCTGCACGAGAAGCCGGCCGACCGCCAGGACCTGCTGGTCGAGCTCCTCGGCCTCGGCGTGTACGACCGCATGCGCGAGCTGGCCAACCAGCGGGCCAGCAAGGCCAAGACCGAGGGCGAGCTGCTCGACCGCCAGCTCGCCGACCTGGCCGACGCCACGCCGGCGGCCCGCAAGGAGCTCGCCGGTCGGGTCAAGCTGCTCGCCAACCTCAAGAGCGCCATCGAGGAGGCCCAGCCCGAGCTCGACCGCCTCGCGGCGGAGGCCACCGCCGCCCGCGAGCAGACGTCGGTCCTCGCCGACCAGGTGGTGCTGCTCGCCGGACTGGCCGTGCCCGTCGACGTCGACGAGATGGGCGGCCGCCTCAAGGCTCTGGGCGACGAGGTCGACCGTCAGCGACGCGTGGCCGAGGCCGCCGCGCTCGTGCTCGAGCAGGCCGAGGCCGCCCACGACCCGAGCGTCGACAAGAGCACCCTCGAGGTGGCCGTGCGCGACCTCGCCGACCGCGACGCCGTGGCCGCCCGGCTGCTGGCCGGAGAGGCCAAGCAGGTCGAGGTCCGCACCGCCGAAGGCGAGGCCCGTGAGGCGGTCGCGGCCACGGCCGCGGCCCGCGACGCCGCCGAGGCCGCCCTCGACGCGGCCCAGCGGGCCGATCTCGCCCAGGCCCTCGTCCCCACCCTGGTGGTGGGCGAGCCTTGTCCGGTCTGCGAGCAGCCCGTCGGCCACCTCCCCGAGCACACCTCGCAGTCGCTGGCCGACGCCCGCGCCGAGCGCTCGGCCGCCGTCGCCGCCGCCGAGGCGGCCGTCGCCCGCCAGGCCGAGGCGCAGCGCGAGCTCGACCGTGTCGAGGCCAAGCTGGCCGGCGTCCGCGAACAGCTGGCCGAGCTCGACGAGCGGGTCCAGGGCCAGCCGCCGTTGGCCACGGTCAAGGCCCAGCTCGAGGCCCTCGTCCGCGCCGAGCGGGACGTCGTCAACGCCCGGGCGGCGGACCGGGAGGCCCGGGCCGACCTCGATCGCCTGACCGCGAGCCAGGAGCGTCTCGCCGGGCGCGAGCGGGAGCTGCGGCGCAGCTTCGACGAGCAGCGCGACGCCCTGTCCGTCCTCGGCCCGCCTGTGGCCGTTGGCGAGCGCCTCACCGACGACTGGGCCGCGCTCGTGGCCTGGGCGGACGAGCAGCGCCCGCTCCTCGAGGAGCAGGTCACCGCCGCCGAGGCCACGGCAGCCGCCGCCGACGAGGCTCGCGCCGCGCTCGTCACCAAGATCGACGACTTCTGCCAGAGCGTGGCCATCGAGCTGGCCGGCCGCGAGCCGCTCATGGTGGCGGTCGAGGAGCTCACGAAGTCCGAGGGGCAGCTCTCCGCCCTCGACCTCGCGCTCGAGCGGCGGACCACGCTCGAGGGTGAGCGCGCCGCGGCGGCCGAGGCCGAGCAGGTGGCCCGCTCGCTGGGTACCCACCTGAAGGCCGACCACTTCGAGCGCTGGATTCTCGACGAGGCCCACGAACGGCTGCTCGACGGTGCCACCCAGCAGCTCGCCGTCCTCGCCGGCGGGGCCTACTCGCTCACCGTCGACGACCGCCGGCAGTTCGCGGTCGTCGATCACGCCAACGCCGACACGGTCCGCCTGGCGCGCACCCTCTCGGGGGGCGAGACCTTCCTCGTGTCGCTCGCGCTCGCGCTGGCGCTCGCCGACCAGATCGCCGAGCTCGCCGCCGGCGGCGCCGTGCGCCTCGAGTCCATCTTCCTCGACGAGGGCTTCGGCAGCCTCGACGCCGACACCCTCGAGACGGTCGCCACCGCCATCGAGGAGCTCGGCGCCCAGGGCCGGGTCGTCGGCGTGGTCACCCACGTGCGCGAGCTGGCCGAGCGTCTGCCCGTCCGCTTCGAGGTGCGCAAGGGTCCCGGCGGCTCCACCGTCGACCGCGTCGCGGTCTAG
- a CDS encoding maleylpyruvate isomerase family mycothiol-dependent enzyme: MELTDGPAPPPEQAIRTFAAAFARRAPGEVASSEPLPVSAYRAQMDELSALLLELGPGEWDAPTLAGFTVAELVGHLLAIEGYTAAVLDIAPPPGLTAFVTPAGLDHDHRGLTLPTVAAQARRPPDEVVAEWWARVDADVTHLSDLTRLDEAALDRRVTFHGYDFSLRSVLGARVFEVWTHSDDIRRATGRPLVAPAPRHLAFMSSLAVGALPLGLLLAGIDDPGRTVRVVLTGAGGGEFVQALTLGGTAGHPDATITADVVDFCRLAAQRLAPAELAHRVEGDDRTAADVLVGAGVFAA, from the coding sequence GTGGAACTGACCGACGGGCCGGCGCCGCCGCCCGAGCAAGCGATCCGCACCTTCGCGGCTGCGTTCGCCCGTCGTGCCCCCGGTGAGGTGGCCTCGTCCGAGCCCCTCCCGGTGTCGGCCTACCGCGCCCAGATGGACGAGCTCTCCGCCCTGCTCCTCGAGCTCGGACCGGGCGAGTGGGATGCCCCCACCCTCGCCGGCTTCACGGTCGCCGAGCTGGTCGGCCACCTGCTGGCCATCGAGGGCTACACGGCCGCCGTCCTGGACATCGCCCCACCGCCCGGGCTCACGGCCTTCGTGACCCCGGCCGGACTGGACCACGACCACCGCGGCCTCACCCTGCCCACCGTCGCCGCGCAGGCCCGGCGACCCCCCGACGAGGTGGTGGCCGAGTGGTGGGCCCGGGTCGACGCCGACGTCACCCACCTCAGCGACCTCACCCGACTCGACGAGGCTGCGCTCGACCGTCGGGTGACGTTCCACGGCTACGACTTCTCGCTGCGGTCGGTGCTCGGGGCGCGGGTGTTCGAGGTGTGGACCCACAGCGACGACATCCGACGCGCCACCGGCCGACCGCTCGTGGCCCCGGCGCCCCGCCACCTGGCCTTCATGTCCTCGCTCGCGGTCGGCGCACTCCCCCTCGGGCTCCTGCTGGCCGGCATCGACGATCCCGGCCGCACGGTGCGGGTCGTGCTGACCGGCGCCGGCGGCGGCGAGTTCGTGCAGGCCCTCACCCTCGGCGGGACGGCCGGCCATCCCGACGCCACCATCACCGCCGACGTGGTCGACTTCTGCCGGCTCGCCGCACAGCGCCTCGCCCCCGCCGAGCTCGCCCACCGGGTCGAGGGCGACGACCGGACCGCCGCCGACGTCCTCGTCGGCGCCGGCGTGTTCGCCGCCTAG
- a CDS encoding sigma-70 family RNA polymerase sigma factor, producing MARPAVGDTDAGLSGRLIAGDETALVEIYDRFAGYVNGLARRVTASASLADDVTQEVFVSLWERPHAFDPERGSLRSWLGVLTHRRSVDRVRREATARRYEARRATVAPTPPGPDTADAATGRLLAEQVRRAVAALPDDQRRAVELAYFGGQTYVEVAATLGIPEGTAKSRLRLAMKRLAVALGPEGITQWN from the coding sequence ATGGCGCGTCCCGCGGTGGGCGACACGGACGCCGGGCTCAGCGGTCGGCTCATCGCCGGCGACGAGACCGCGCTGGTCGAGATCTACGACCGCTTCGCGGGCTACGTCAACGGCCTCGCCCGGCGGGTGACGGCGAGCGCCAGCCTCGCCGACGACGTCACCCAGGAGGTGTTCGTCAGCCTGTGGGAGCGACCGCACGCCTTCGACCCCGAGCGGGGCTCGCTGCGCTCGTGGCTGGGGGTGCTCACGCACCGTCGCTCGGTCGACCGGGTGCGACGCGAGGCGACCGCCCGGCGCTACGAAGCCCGCCGGGCCACCGTGGCACCCACGCCCCCGGGGCCCGACACCGCCGATGCCGCAACCGGCCGCCTGCTGGCCGAGCAGGTGCGTCGCGCCGTCGCCGCACTTCCCGACGACCAGCGGCGAGCCGTCGAGCTGGCCTACTTCGGTGGCCAGACCTACGTCGAGGTCGCCGCCACCCTCGGCATCCCCGAGGGCACCGCCAAGTCCCGGTTGCGCCTGGCCATGAAGCGACTGGCCGTCGCCCTCGGACCCGAAGGGATCACCCAGTGGAACTGA
- a CDS encoding NifU family protein, whose product MAETTTSTDTEQEIVLAVTESALEQVLALRAAEEDGATLGLRVEITGTAGVEFTYDLSFDPVADADPTAGDSVVHQGGLPVIVPAGSIERLRGATLDLPRNGSEGLVMRNPNRPNPLAGIELDLSGDVPERINQLLDQSVNPALAAHGGYAKLEGVNDDVAYVTMGGGCQGCAVSAVTLREGIEAAILEAIPEITRVEDATDHTAGANPFY is encoded by the coding sequence ATGGCCGAGACCACGACTTCCACCGACACCGAGCAGGAGATCGTCCTCGCGGTGACCGAGTCCGCCCTCGAGCAGGTGCTGGCCCTGCGGGCGGCCGAGGAGGACGGCGCCACCCTCGGGCTCCGGGTCGAGATCACCGGCACCGCCGGCGTCGAGTTCACCTACGACCTCTCGTTCGACCCGGTCGCCGACGCCGACCCCACCGCCGGCGACTCGGTGGTGCACCAGGGCGGCCTGCCCGTCATCGTCCCCGCCGGCAGCATCGAACGCCTCCGCGGCGCCACCCTCGACCTGCCCCGCAACGGCAGCGAGGGCCTCGTGATGCGCAACCCGAACCGCCCCAACCCCCTCGCCGGCATCGAGCTCGACCTGTCCGGCGACGTGCCCGAGCGCATCAACCAGCTCCTCGACCAGTCGGTCAACCCCGCCCTCGCCGCCCACGGCGGCTACGCCAAGCTCGAGGGCGTGAACGACGACGTCGCCTACGTCACCATGGGCGGCGGCTGCCAGGGCTGCGCGGTCAGCGCGGTGACCCTCCGTGAAGGCATCGAGGCGGCCATCCTCGAGGCCATCCCCGAGATCACCCGGGTCGAGGACGCCACCGACCACACCGCCGGCGCCAACCCCTTCTACTGA